In the genome of Prosthecobacter algae, one region contains:
- a CDS encoding ThuA domain-containing protein has product MRRLSLFVLFVTATLASAVTPDGKQKLVFIAGKPSHPAGMHEFRAGSLLIEKCLKALPGLVVDRHDMGWVTDEATFADADAVVIYADGGKGHPAVQGTHLETLRGLMARGVGYGCMHYGVEVVPELGGKEFQSWLGGHYENSYSCNPIWEPSFTTFPVHPITRGVKPFKIEDEWYFNMRFRPAFGDGIAAAKDDDTSFVPILMAAPSDATRDGPYVYPKGPYPHIQAQKGEMESMMWSVERPDGGRGFGFTGGHFHKNWGNPEFRKIILNALLWVTKVEVPAEGVESTVTEEDLAKNLDPKPAPQPKKTAMETPKVFQRVAER; this is encoded by the coding sequence ATGCGCCGACTTTCCCTGTTCGTACTCTTTGTTACCGCCACTCTGGCCTCCGCCGTCACGCCGGATGGCAAGCAGAAGCTCGTCTTCATCGCGGGCAAGCCCTCCCATCCTGCGGGTATGCACGAATTCCGTGCGGGGTCGCTTTTGATCGAAAAATGCCTGAAGGCGCTGCCGGGGCTGGTGGTGGATCGCCATGACATGGGCTGGGTGACGGATGAGGCCACCTTTGCCGACGCGGATGCGGTGGTGATCTATGCCGATGGCGGCAAGGGGCACCCGGCCGTGCAGGGGACGCACCTGGAAACTCTGCGCGGACTGATGGCGCGTGGGGTGGGTTATGGCTGCATGCACTATGGGGTGGAGGTGGTACCAGAGCTGGGTGGCAAAGAATTCCAATCTTGGCTCGGGGGGCACTATGAGAACTCCTACTCCTGCAATCCGATCTGGGAGCCTAGCTTCACCACCTTCCCGGTGCACCCGATCACCCGTGGAGTGAAACCTTTCAAAATCGAGGACGAGTGGTATTTTAACATGCGCTTTCGCCCCGCATTTGGGGATGGCATTGCGGCAGCCAAGGATGATGACACTTCCTTCGTACCCATCCTGATGGCGGCTCCATCGGATGCTACCCGCGACGGCCCGTATGTGTATCCAAAAGGGCCGTATCCCCACATCCAGGCTCAAAAGGGCGAGATGGAGTCCATGATGTGGTCGGTCGAGCGGCCCGATGGCGGGCGCGGTTTCGGTTTTACCGGTGGGCATTTCCACAAGAACTGGGGTAATCCCGAATTCCGCAAAATCATTCTGAATGCCCTGCTATGGGTGACGAAGGTGGAGGTTCCAGCGGAGGGTGTGGAATCCACCGTCACAGAAGAAGATCTGGCAAAGAACCTGGACCCTAAGCCTGCTCCCCAGCCCAAGAAGACGGCCATGGAGACACCGAAGGTCTTTCAGCGGGTGGCCGAGCGCTGA